Proteins encoded together in one Marinobacter salsuginis window:
- the fabD gene encoding ACP S-malonyltransferase encodes MKSAFIFPGQGSQSVGMLSAAAEAWPIIDRTFAEASNVLGYDLWALCQNGPAEELNKTMVTQPALLTASVALWRQWFVAGGVAPDFLAGHSLGEYSALVAAESLDFVEAVKLVRLRGELMQDAVPAGQGKMAAILGLDDDDVVAACEAAAQGDVVSAVNFNAPGQVVIAGSAAAVDRAIEACKEKGARKAMPLPVSVPSHCALMKGAAEELAKALEGVRFNDAVIPVIQNVNAAAETESATLKSNLLKQLYSPVLWTDSVRTLVANGVEVAVECGTGKVLAGLAKRIDRTLAVHGIEDPDSLAKALDAFGQS; translated from the coding sequence ATGAAATCAGCCTTTATTTTTCCAGGACAAGGGTCGCAATCGGTGGGTATGCTTTCAGCTGCCGCTGAAGCCTGGCCCATTATCGACAGAACCTTCGCTGAAGCCTCCAACGTGCTTGGTTACGACCTCTGGGCGCTCTGCCAGAATGGCCCGGCCGAGGAACTCAATAAAACCATGGTTACCCAGCCTGCACTGCTGACGGCCAGTGTCGCCCTTTGGCGGCAGTGGTTTGTTGCGGGAGGTGTTGCGCCGGACTTCCTTGCTGGTCACAGTCTGGGGGAGTACAGCGCCCTGGTTGCCGCCGAAAGCCTCGACTTTGTTGAGGCGGTAAAGCTGGTTCGCCTGCGTGGTGAGCTCATGCAAGACGCCGTACCGGCAGGGCAAGGCAAAATGGCTGCCATCCTCGGTCTTGATGACGACGACGTCGTTGCCGCCTGTGAAGCAGCGGCACAGGGTGATGTGGTTTCTGCGGTTAACTTCAATGCTCCCGGCCAGGTCGTCATTGCTGGCTCGGCAGCCGCGGTTGATCGCGCTATTGAGGCCTGCAAGGAAAAAGGCGCCCGCAAGGCCATGCCATTGCCGGTTAGCGTGCCTTCCCACTGCGCCCTGATGAAAGGCGCTGCTGAAGAGTTGGCCAAAGCCCTGGAAGGTGTGCGCTTTAATGATGCTGTCATCCCGGTCATACAAAATGTTAACGCTGCCGCCGAGACCGAATCCGCTACACTGAAGTCAAATCTGCTCAAGCAGCTTTATTCACCGGTACTGTGGACGGATTCCGTGCGTACTCTTGTTGCCAACGGTGTTGAGGTCGCCGTTGAATGCGGCACCGGCAAAGTCTTGGCGGGGCTTGCCAAACGCATCGACCGGACTTTGGCCGTTCACGGTATCGAAGATCCGGACTCGCTGGCGAAGGCGCTGGACGCCTTCGGTCAGTCCTGA